One part of the Vibrio palustris genome encodes these proteins:
- a CDS encoding DUF1338 domain-containing protein, whose translation MHIHDVFEALWKDYTERLCPSASKVHALLQEDSQLINDHIALRTFAYRDIGLDVLAQPFIQLGYQAEGEYHFESKHLYAKYLRHPDPTRPKVFISELLVEECSPALQNIVAKLIRQIDDLPWSTPDLLWQGRPWDVTYSEYFELAQESEYAAWVAAHGYGANHFTVSVNQLKRFTSVEAVNEYLKQSGFILNEAGGVVKGTPQVLLEQSSTMADDVAVIFADMDATIPGGFYEFAKRYPQQDGELYQGFVAANADKIFESTDRQQ comes from the coding sequence ATGCATATTCATGACGTATTTGAGGCGCTATGGAAAGATTATACTGAGCGATTATGTCCTTCAGCATCAAAAGTGCATGCATTGCTGCAGGAAGATTCGCAATTAATTAACGATCATATTGCGCTACGTACGTTTGCGTATCGTGATATTGGGTTAGATGTATTAGCACAGCCTTTTATTCAATTAGGTTATCAAGCAGAAGGTGAGTACCATTTTGAATCTAAGCATCTGTATGCGAAGTATCTACGTCATCCTGATCCCACACGTCCTAAAGTGTTTATTAGTGAATTACTGGTTGAGGAATGCAGTCCTGCGCTGCAAAACATTGTCGCCAAGTTAATTCGACAGATTGATGACCTACCGTGGTCGACTCCTGATCTGTTGTGGCAAGGTCGGCCGTGGGATGTGACCTATTCTGAATATTTTGAGCTTGCGCAAGAGAGTGAGTACGCCGCATGGGTGGCCGCCCATGGTTACGGTGCCAATCACTTTACGGTAAGTGTTAATCAGCTTAAGCGCTTCACGAGTGTGGAAGCGGTCAATGAATATCTCAAACAATCCGGTTTTATACTCAATGAGGCGGGAGGCGTGGTTAAAGGGACACCACAAGTTTTACTTGAGCAGTCCTCCACCATGGCCGATGACGTAGCCGTCATCTTTGCGGATATGGACGCGACCATCCCCGGTGGGTTTTATGAGTTTGCTAAACGTTATCCGCAACAAGATGGTGAGCTTTATCAAGGTTTCGTTGCGGCGAATGCCGATAAAATATTTGAAAGTACGGATAGACAACAATAG
- the astD gene encoding succinylglutamate-semialdehyde dehydrogenase, which yields MTHWIAGVWVKGKGDALCSMTPYDASLLWQGSSATTQQVESAVKAARLALLEWRQYTFAQREAYVSAFIEEVKRNKERIAETIAKETGKPIWETRTEVAAMIGKASISAQAFHERTGERARSVNGSQVVLRHRPLGVMAVFGPYNFPCHLPNGHIIPALLAGNTVVFKPSEQTPLSGEVMVRLWQQAGLPEGVLNLVQGAKDTGIALSQSKEIDGLLFTGSAQTGQLLHQQFAGQPGKMLALEMGGNNPLVVSEQYGDLDASVYTIVQSAFLSAGQRCTCARRLLIPEGEQGDRLLERLVDITQRIVMGTPFAEPAPFMGTLISESAAKCILQAQAHLQSLGGYSLLEAQQGQHAFVSPGIIDVSVIADLPDEEYFGPLLQVIRYQTFEQAVELANDTRFGLSAGLISTDDSEWAYFIDHIRAGIVNRNRPLTGASSDAPFGGPGDSGNLRPSAYYAADYCAYPMASMEGTHTLLPEQLSPGLHFSD from the coding sequence ATGACACATTGGATTGCAGGAGTATGGGTAAAAGGGAAAGGAGACGCATTGTGCTCGATGACACCTTATGATGCGAGCCTATTATGGCAAGGCAGCAGCGCGACTACCCAGCAAGTGGAGTCAGCCGTTAAAGCGGCACGTTTGGCGTTGCTGGAGTGGCGACAATACACGTTTGCTCAGCGTGAGGCATATGTCAGTGCGTTTATTGAAGAAGTTAAGCGTAATAAAGAACGGATCGCCGAAACGATTGCAAAAGAAACAGGTAAGCCCATCTGGGAAACTCGCACTGAAGTGGCAGCCATGATCGGTAAAGCCTCAATCTCCGCGCAGGCGTTTCATGAAAGGACAGGAGAGCGAGCGCGGTCAGTGAATGGCAGTCAGGTTGTATTACGTCATAGACCACTTGGCGTTATGGCGGTATTTGGTCCGTATAATTTCCCTTGTCACTTACCGAATGGTCATATTATTCCTGCGTTATTAGCAGGTAACACCGTTGTATTTAAACCTTCCGAGCAAACTCCCTTAAGTGGTGAAGTCATGGTGCGTTTATGGCAGCAAGCTGGCTTACCTGAAGGGGTTCTCAATCTTGTGCAGGGGGCTAAGGACACCGGTATAGCACTGTCGCAATCGAAAGAGATTGATGGACTCTTATTTACTGGAAGTGCCCAGACCGGGCAATTATTACATCAGCAGTTTGCTGGGCAGCCAGGAAAAATGTTAGCTCTAGAAATGGGGGGGAATAATCCTTTAGTCGTCTCTGAACAGTATGGCGATCTCGATGCTAGCGTATATACCATTGTCCAATCAGCATTTTTGAGTGCAGGTCAGCGTTGTACCTGTGCGCGTCGGCTGTTGATTCCTGAAGGAGAGCAAGGCGACCGTTTGTTAGAGCGGTTAGTTGATATTACACAACGTATTGTAATGGGGACACCTTTCGCTGAGCCCGCCCCATTTATGGGGACGCTGATCTCCGAATCTGCCGCTAAGTGTATTCTACAAGCACAAGCTCATTTGCAATCTTTGGGTGGCTACTCATTACTTGAAGCCCAACAGGGCCAGCATGCTTTTGTTTCTCCGGGAATTATTGATGTCAGCGTGATTGCTGATTTACCGGATGAAGAATATTTTGGTCCTCTTCTACAAGTTATTCGTTATCAAACCTTTGAACAAGCCGTTGAGCTAGCTAATGACACTCGGTTTGGTTTATCTGCAGGTTTAATCTCTACCGATGATAGCGAATGGGCATACTTTATTGACCATATTCGTGCGGGGATTGTGAACCGTAACCGTCCATTGACGGGGGCCAGCAGTGATGCGCCATTTGGTGGTCCTGGTGATTCGGGTAACCTACGGCCAAGTGCTTACTATGCCGCCGATTATTGTGCTTACCCGATGGCATCGATGGAAGGGACTCACACTTTACTACCGGAACAACTGAGTCCTGGCTTACATTTTAGTGATTAA
- a CDS encoding aminodeoxychorismate/anthranilate synthase component II: protein MEKPVLLIIDNYDSFTYNLYQYFCELGVDVQVKRNDAVTLDDIEALSPTHLVISPGPGTPNDAGISLQVIEHFSGRIPILGVCLGHQAIAQAFGGHVVRAKAVMHGKTSPIRHNATSVFRGLANPLTVTRYHSLIVDKTSLPECFELTAWTESNSGECDEIMGFQHRTLAVEAVQFHPESIKTQQGHELLQNFLDR from the coding sequence ATGGAAAAACCAGTGCTGTTAATTATCGATAACTATGACTCTTTTACTTATAACCTTTATCAGTACTTTTGCGAGTTGGGTGTAGACGTTCAAGTCAAACGCAATGATGCAGTGACTCTTGATGACATAGAGGCCTTGTCACCGACGCATTTGGTCATTTCGCCTGGTCCTGGCACGCCAAACGATGCTGGTATTTCGCTACAAGTGATTGAGCATTTTTCAGGGCGAATTCCGATATTAGGCGTGTGTTTGGGGCATCAAGCGATAGCGCAGGCTTTTGGTGGTCATGTGGTACGGGCTAAAGCGGTAATGCATGGTAAGACATCGCCGATTCGTCACAACGCAACCAGTGTATTTCGTGGCTTAGCCAATCCATTGACTGTGACACGCTATCACTCACTGATAGTGGATAAAACATCGCTACCCGAGTGCTTTGAGTTAACCGCTTGGACTGAAAGTAACAGTGGGGAGTGTGATGAAATTATGGGATTCCAACATCGAACGTTAGCCGTTGAGGCGGTACAGTTTCATCCTGAGTCAATTAAAACTCAGCAAGGACATGAGTTGTTGCAAAACTTTTTAGATCGCTAG
- the astA gene encoding arginine N-succinyltransferase, which produces MLVIRPIAMSDYEALHRCAVESGHGFTSLPVNEVLLKNRIQHSENSFAKASVNEPGDEGYLMVGVDSVTGEVAGTTGIEAAVGWDVPFYSYHISTIVHSSRRLNVKNIVKLLTFGNNYTGCSEICTLFLRPQFRGGLNGRLLSKCRLLMLAEHPERFSRTIFAEMRGVSNADGHSPFWQWLQQHFFSIDFTMADYLTGTGKKGFIADLMPKLPIYVNLLSPEAQAVIGKVHENTKPALRLLEQEGFVCRNYIDIFDGGPTVECDRDHIESVRLSQCYSVEIADHTSCRDYLLTNTEFQCFRATAAKAAVNVENQSVIIAPDVAQALLVTTGDRVRILAC; this is translated from the coding sequence ATGCTAGTGATTCGCCCTATCGCAATGTCAGATTATGAAGCACTCCATCGGTGTGCGGTTGAGTCAGGTCATGGTTTTACCTCACTGCCAGTTAATGAAGTTTTGCTAAAAAATCGTATTCAACACTCTGAAAACAGTTTCGCTAAAGCGTCGGTTAATGAGCCCGGCGATGAAGGATATCTGATGGTTGGTGTTGACTCGGTAACGGGAGAAGTCGCTGGTACGACAGGCATTGAAGCAGCAGTTGGTTGGGATGTGCCTTTTTACTCTTATCATATCAGCACCATTGTGCATTCTTCACGGCGCTTAAACGTAAAAAATATCGTTAAATTGCTAACTTTTGGGAATAATTATACTGGGTGTTCTGAAATATGTACGTTATTTCTGCGTCCTCAATTTCGTGGCGGCTTGAATGGTCGTCTATTATCTAAATGCCGATTACTGATGTTGGCAGAACATCCTGAACGCTTTTCGCGTACTATTTTTGCGGAAATGCGTGGTGTTTCAAATGCTGATGGGCATTCACCATTTTGGCAGTGGCTACAGCAGCACTTCTTTTCTATTGATTTCACCATGGCTGATTATCTTACCGGCACAGGTAAAAAAGGTTTTATTGCCGATCTCATGCCCAAGCTCCCTATCTACGTCAATTTATTGAGTCCCGAAGCACAAGCGGTCATTGGTAAGGTTCATGAGAATACAAAGCCTGCATTACGCTTATTAGAGCAAGAAGGGTTTGTATGTCGAAACTATATCGATATTTTTGATGGCGGCCCAACGGTCGAGTGTGATCGTGACCATATAGAGTCAGTGCGGCTATCGCAGTGCTACTCGGTAGAAATAGCTGACCATACCAGTTGTCGGGATTACTTGCTGACTAATACGGAATTTCAATGTTTTCGAGCGACAGCGGCCAAAGCGGCTGTCAATGTAGAGAACCAAAGCGTCATTATCGCGCCTGATGTTGCTCAGGCATTGCTCGTGACTACGGGGGATCGGGTGCGCATATTGGCATGTTAG
- a CDS encoding aspartate aminotransferase family protein, with protein sequence MTTEMKVDRSVFDDVMVPCYSPMEFVPVEGKGSRVWDQEGKEYIDFAGGIAVSCLGHCHPAMVEALTEQSKKLWHLSNVMTNEPALRLASKLVEHTFAEKVFFANSGAEANEAALKLARRYAADVYGAEKTEILAFVQGFHGRTFFTVTVGGQTSYSDGFGPKPADVTHIPYNDIDALKAHLSDNTCAVMMEPLQGEGGIVSPDPEFVQQVRQLCDEHNALLIFDEVQTGNGRTGDLYAYQGLGVTPDILSTAKSLGAGFPIGAMLTTTAIASHFKVGVHGSTYGGNPLGCAVANAALDIITQPETLAGIKEREVLFKAGLERLNQKYHIFSDIRGKGLLVGAELNEAWQGRARDILVAAGKHGLMLLVAGANVVRLTPSLVIPEQDIEEGLARLDKAIATLV encoded by the coding sequence ATGACAACGGAAATGAAAGTAGATCGTAGTGTATTCGATGATGTGATGGTGCCTTGTTATAGTCCGATGGAGTTTGTTCCTGTGGAAGGCAAAGGCTCTCGAGTATGGGATCAAGAAGGTAAAGAATATATTGATTTTGCAGGTGGCATTGCGGTGAGTTGCTTAGGTCATTGCCACCCGGCGATGGTAGAGGCGTTAACGGAGCAAAGCAAAAAATTATGGCATCTTAGTAATGTGATGACCAATGAGCCTGCGTTACGTTTAGCGAGCAAACTAGTGGAACACACCTTTGCTGAAAAAGTGTTTTTTGCTAACTCTGGCGCAGAAGCCAACGAAGCGGCGCTCAAGCTAGCACGTCGTTATGCCGCTGATGTATATGGAGCAGAAAAGACGGAAATTTTAGCTTTCGTCCAAGGTTTTCATGGTCGAACATTTTTCACGGTTACAGTCGGTGGGCAAACGTCATACTCTGATGGTTTTGGGCCTAAACCAGCAGATGTGACACACATTCCATACAATGATATTGATGCGCTAAAAGCTCACCTTTCTGATAACACCTGTGCCGTGATGATGGAACCATTACAAGGTGAGGGTGGGATTGTATCGCCAGACCCTGAGTTTGTTCAGCAAGTCCGCCAATTATGTGATGAGCATAATGCCTTACTTATTTTTGATGAAGTACAAACAGGCAATGGCCGCACTGGCGACTTGTATGCGTATCAAGGGTTAGGTGTTACTCCCGATATTTTGAGTACCGCTAAATCATTAGGCGCAGGGTTCCCAATTGGTGCCATGCTGACCACGACCGCTATCGCGAGCCACTTTAAAGTGGGAGTGCACGGTTCTACCTACGGAGGCAACCCACTCGGTTGTGCGGTGGCTAATGCGGCGCTAGATATTATTACCCAGCCAGAGACTTTAGCAGGAATCAAAGAGCGTGAAGTCTTATTTAAGGCGGGTTTAGAGCGTTTAAATCAAAAATATCATATTTTTAGTGATATCCGCGGTAAAGGTTTGTTAGTGGGAGCCGAACTGAATGAAGCTTGGCAAGGGCGCGCTCGTGACATTTTAGTCGCCGCCGGGAAACACGGTTTAATGTTATTGGTTGCTGGGGCTAACGTGGTGCGTTTAACGCCATCACTGGTGATCCCTGAGCAAGATATTGAAGAAGGTTTAGCTCGCCTAGATAAAGCAATTGCCACGCTAGTGTGA
- the trpS gene encoding tryptophan--tRNA ligase, which yields MSKPIVLSGVQPSGELSIGNYLGALRQWQQMQDDYDCQYCVVDLHAITVRQDPQALREATLDALAICLAVGVDPKKSTLFVQSHVPEHAQLAWILNCYTQMGELNRMTQFKDKSARYANDVNVGLFDYPVLMAADILLYGAHQVPVGSDQKQHLELARDIATRFNNVYSPESPLFTVPEPHIAQVNARVMSLQDATKKMSKSDDNRKNVITLLEEPKSIIKKINKAQTDAQTPPRIAHDIENKAGISNLMGLYSAATGKTFAEIEAEYEGVEMYGPFKKDVGNALVEMLAPVQAEYHRIREDRAYLDSVMREGAQKASEKAHKTLVKVQEAVGFVTRP from the coding sequence ATGAGCAAGCCCATCGTATTGAGTGGTGTTCAACCGTCAGGTGAACTTAGTATCGGTAATTATTTGGGTGCGCTACGTCAGTGGCAGCAAATGCAAGATGATTATGATTGCCAATATTGTGTTGTAGATTTGCATGCGATTACGGTTCGCCAAGATCCACAGGCACTGCGTGAGGCCACTTTAGATGCGCTCGCGATTTGCCTTGCGGTGGGTGTTGATCCAAAGAAAAGCACACTATTTGTGCAATCCCATGTGCCTGAACATGCGCAACTTGCCTGGATTTTGAATTGCTACACGCAAATGGGCGAGCTTAACCGTATGACCCAATTTAAAGATAAATCGGCTCGTTACGCGAATGATGTGAATGTCGGCTTGTTTGATTATCCAGTATTAATGGCTGCTGATATCTTGTTATATGGCGCTCATCAAGTACCAGTTGGTAGTGACCAAAAACAGCACCTTGAATTAGCCCGTGATATTGCGACGCGTTTTAATAATGTGTATAGCCCAGAAAGCCCGTTGTTCACTGTACCAGAGCCGCATATTGCGCAAGTCAATGCGCGAGTGATGAGCCTGCAAGATGCGACTAAGAAAATGTCTAAGTCAGACGATAATCGTAAGAACGTGATAACGTTGCTTGAAGAGCCGAAATCGATCATTAAGAAAATTAATAAAGCGCAAACGGATGCCCAAACGCCACCACGTATTGCCCATGATATTGAAAATAAAGCCGGTATTTCGAATTTGATGGGGCTGTATTCTGCTGCGACAGGTAAAACTTTTGCAGAAATTGAAGCAGAATACGAAGGCGTCGAAATGTATGGTCCATTTAAGAAAGACGTCGGTAATGCGCTGGTTGAAATGTTGGCTCCTGTGCAGGCCGAATACCATCGTATTCGTGAAGATCGTGCGTATCTAGATAGCGTTATGCGTGAAGGTGCTCAAAAAGCTTCTGAAAAAGCGCATAAGACTTTAGTCAAAGTACAGGAAGCGGTTGGCTTCGTAACACGACCATAA